The genomic segment GCCACCACCAACTACGAACTCGACCGCACCATCAGCCACATCAAGCAGCCGGTGGGCGCCCTCAAGCGCATGTCGGTGGCCGTGGTCATCAACTACCTGCCCAACAAGGACGGCGAACCCAAGGCCATGGAAGCGGACGAGCTGAACAAGCTCACCACCCTGGTCAAGGAAGCCATGGGCTACTCCGAGGCGCGCGGCGACTCCCTGAACGTGGTCAACAGCCAGTTCAACGACGTCGAGCCGAGCACGCCGTGGTGGAAGGATCCCGACAACATCGCCATGGCCAAGACCGCGCTGGGCTGGCTGCTCATCGCCATCGCCGCGCTGTGGGTCTGGCGCTCGCTGCTGCGCCCGATGTACGACCGCTACATGCGCCCGCCCGAGATCGATCCCGAAGTGGCCGAACTGGAACGCCAGGAAGCGCTGCGCGAGGCGCAGGACATCGCCCGCGCTAAGGAAATGGATCGTTTCGAGGAAAACATGAAGCGCGCCCGCGATATGGCGACCAAGGATCCGCGCGCCGTCGCGATGGTCCTGCGCACCTGGATGAACAAAGATGGCAAATGAGACCCCCATTGACGGCATGACGCGCGCCGCCGTCCTCATGATGTCCCTGGGCGAGGACGCCGCCGCCGAGGTCTTCAAGTACCTGACGGCGCGCGAAGTGCAGCAGGTCGGCGGCGCCATGGCCAGCCTGAAGCAGGTCACCCGCGAGGACGTGGCGACGGTGCTGGAGGAATTCCGCCAGGAATCGGACCAGTTCATCGCCGTCACCCTGGGCTCGGACGACTACATCCGTTCGGTGCTCACCAAGGCGCTGGGCAGCGACCGCGCCGCGGGCCTGATCGAGGACATCCTGGAAGCCGGCGAAGGCGGCAGCGGCATCGATGCCCTGAACTGGCTCGACCCGCACACCGTGGCCGAACTCATCGGCGACGAACACCCGCAGATCATCGCCACCATCCTGGTCCACCTGGAACGCGACCGCGCCTCCTCGGTGCTGGCGCGCCTGGGCGAACGCCTGCGCAACGACGTCATGCTGCGCATCGCCACTTTCGGCGGCGTGCAGCCGACCGCGCTGGCCGAGCTGACCGATACGCTGAACGCCGTCCTCGCCGGCCAGGGCGCCAAGCGCAGCAAGATGGGCGGGGTGCGGACCGCGGCCGAGATTCTCAACATGATGAATTCGGCCGACGAGGAAAGCGTGGTCGCCAGCC from the Bordetella genomosp. 10 genome contains:
- the fliG gene encoding flagellar motor switch protein FliG, with the protein product MANETPIDGMTRAAVLMMSLGEDAAAEVFKYLTAREVQQVGGAMASLKQVTREDVATVLEEFRQESDQFIAVTLGSDDYIRSVLTKALGSDRAAGLIEDILEAGEGGSGIDALNWLDPHTVAELIGDEHPQIIATILVHLERDRASSVLARLGERLRNDVMLRIATFGGVQPTALAELTDTLNAVLAGQGAKRSKMGGVRTAAEILNMMNSADEESVVASLRERDADLAQKIVDEMFVFDNLIDVEDRGIQLILKEVDNDTLMVALKGAVEELRDKFLRNMSSRAAEMLREDLEAQGPIRMSKVEAEQKKILQIARRLAESGQIVLGNQGDDAYV